The DNA window AAATGGCACTAGAGAAGTCCcaaattaaaataaacaaacaaaactcTTCTTTTCGTAACTATGCCACTAAATGGGTTGAATGGGATATTCCTAGTATTGGGTTGAACGAATTTCGGAGATCCACCAGTGGTCTAGGACTTCCgcataggtaggtaggcacGGTCGGTTCCTAGTAGGTCCTCTATTTCGGTCGTAGTGAACTTTTCCGACTCGTTCACCGACAtcaatatagaaataatcgTTCCTTGGAGTCTTCGACAACCCAAGTCAATCCTTCGTCCAAATTCTCGCCTGTGATCGCGCTGCAATTGATGATGTGCCATTTGTGCGTCCGAATTTCATCTAGCACCAACATCTATTTCCGGTTAGCATGTCCACATCTCTTGACGACGCCCTTCACGCCTGCATGTTTTTCAGTCTTCACTCACATCTTTTATTTCTGTCTTGGTCATGCAGCCGTTCACATCTGTCTTGTTGGCAAAAACAAGAAGACTCGCCCCAGAAAGTCTCTATCGAGGTATCAGTTATGGGCATTGTAAAAATTCAATGCTTTACTATTGGCAAACCTCTTCCTGGAGTAAAGCATGCAACTCTTCCTTGCAATCTTCAATGCGTAGACGGTCGGTGGCATCAACCACCCATATCAACGCATCAGTCTTCTCAAAATAGTTTCTCCAGTATGATCGGAGAGTCTTTTGACCACCGACATCCCCTGCGGTTGTAAGGTTCAGTATGCATTTTACTAGAAACAGCGGAAAGTTAAAGAGGTAATACAAATGTTCAGCTTGTAACTTTAAATGGTCAGCGTGCTGCAACTTCTTCATAGGTGGCATAAGATGTACCCGGAATGctcaatagttttgatgatgaaaccCAGTGTTGGGCTCACAGTATTGACATCTTCGCCCATAATTCTTTTGACTATCGTGGTCTTGCCAGCATTGTCCAGTCCGCTGTgcgaaaaatgaaaaaacAGACGATCAGCAAGGAAAAGATTGTCAGGGGGAACAGCAGTCTCATACAGCATCAGAATCCTCATCTCCTTGTCCTTGAGTCGTGCCTTGCGTAATATGGATAGCATCTTTATCAACCCCTTTCTATGTCGTCGTTGGAATTACTTTCCTCAAATGTTTATCGGAGGGAAGAAATGAAGCGTTCTGCTCACATTCGATGGAGAGATGAACAAAGCACGTGACGTCTTCCAATGTTCTGGAGCCTCAACATATTCGTTTGAAAAGTAGATCACTTAATGAAGATTTTCTCACAAAGAGATCAGACTGGTCAGACTGTCATTCGCGGCTGCTGGAGATATTCTCGCGTGCTTGTTAGTTTGCGCAACGAGATGTCAATGTTTCGGTACCGCGAGTTGTCGCTTCCCGATCTAAACCACAATCTCTCTTGTAATCACTTTTCCGCGAAGGCGTCAATGATAGACAAATGGGATGGTGTGCGATTCATAGACTGGAAGCTCTTCGTGCTCTCCCCAATTCGACAGTTCGATATTATTCTACGAAGACGAAAAAGGTCCCAACACTCatgaaaattttcaatttctgtcCCTCTCGAATATTTTGCTTCACTCGATTCACTCCTCCGCAACAAATCCATTCTAGTTAACCAGCAACGTAATTCACCTTCAAGATCGTCTCGAGAACATGATAGAATAGCTTCTCAGCCACTACAATAAAAGATTGCCTAGGTACCTTGTTGTCGCTTTCTGTTGGAGGCATCATTCCTTTCTCCTACAAAGTCGGTATCAAATTCTTCGTATTTTCCTCAGCCGACTATACACACAGACAGAATTACCATATAATTTACTCATGGTTTCTCTCCTTCACTTTGTTTAATATTCCACCCACAAATAGCGAATCGCTTTTGCAGTTTCACTCTTTTTCGCGGGTCTCTGCTACTTTGACAATCACAATTCATACTCTTCGTCACCAGACATCTTTGTGCATTTACTTCCGCCTTAGCAATGGAAAATCCttctaaaataatagttTCAACAGAAAGAGACGAAGAGTTTGAGAAGGCCCGAATCAAACGCCTCCGAGGTGACTGTGAACAAGATTTTCTCGCATTCAAAGACGAGGTACTTGAGATCGCCGGTAAGGTAAACGGTCTTGGCTCATCACGATTCGCGGTTGGCCACCAGAAGTTCTATCAAGTCACACCAGGCGGTCCGAGAAATCTTGACCTGGATGACAACTCTCTGTGTAGACAAACACCTCCACCGCCACCAAACACGGCGAAAATGAGCGTATTGACAGGAAACAAGGACCTGGCCTCCCATTTATCAAAGTCGGGGGGGCTAAAGAATTCTCGCTGTAAGCATCCTTCCCTACATCGATTCTTTCGCTTGCTGACTGTACCAGTTTCTCCTAGGGTTGACGACAATGTCACCAATAGATTCTACTCTCAAAGCGGTTCCGGGGAAAGTGCACTCAAAGCAAATGCGGTCATCTCTACCTCAACCGAGCTGAAGAGTAGATCTACTTCTTTGTGTGGCTCAGCCAAGTCTTTCACACCTCGGGCTCTCGAGGAATCGCCTTCTAGTGGCAGCGGTGGTGTTTCACTGGCTCTAGTTTGTCTACCTTTTAGTTTCTGGTTGCTATTACTGACTATGTACTCAAGTGCTCAAACACCGTTGTCAAGGATTTCGTAGTCAAGAAGCCAACTCCTGAGAAGCTGATAGAGCAGAGGCTCCTAGCAGACTTTCACAAGCGCATGGGTAAATCTCAAAGTTTCAATTCACCCAAAGTCGACAGCGCCAATGGATTTATTATGGCCTCAGTCTTGGTATGGCTTTTGATTCTATCATCGATTTACATTACTAACTTTAATTCAGTCCTCTGTTACTATGGTCCCAGACGCCGAAGAAGCCACTACTGTCAATGAAAAAAACTCAATCGCAAGCCAAGAGCtctttgttgatattgattctgTTGCAGCTTCTTCTATCCCAGCCGCACACATCACCAGCTCCCCAGTGCAAGCTTCAGTTTCGGGTAGTACAGGTAGCGAGTCGTGTCCATTGACCACTCTTTCCCAGAAAGTCATTTCCGGCCGTCCCTTGATGAAGGATAACGAGTTTATGAGACTGCTGCTTAAGGATAAACAagagaaagatttgaagagacAGTCTGTCGCTGCAAAGCAACTAACAACACAAAAGGAAGATTTCAAGGGTATATATCACTTTTAAAACTGAAAGATTCTTCAAAACTAGAAAAAGTCAAGGCTAACGAAATTGTGTACCACTAGTGAATATACAACGTGTGGAATCTGGTACCACTCCTCCTTCCCTGCAACCCCGAACCTCTACAAACGGGGGAGTCAACTCGAATAACAACAATACTTCTGAGCACAATTTAGGTGAATCATATTGGCATTGCATTCAGACTGATTTAACAATAACTGATAACTTCGTCCAGAATCCCCTAATACTGAAAATTCGGCCTTTCCTCAAAAACAGAACTCATACACAAAAATGTCGAACAAGCCTCTAATTCCAGCGCCAGTTAACCCAGTAAGCAGCTAAACACTTGATCTGTCCATTTTCTCTTACTCCCGCACGATTTCTACCCTCTGATTTAATGTTACATTCGCTagctctcctctctttcatCCCTATACCTGTCGTGATTATGAAGAGTACGAATCTTGCTAACTTACACCCCTACAGTGGACCACTGCAAAGCTAACTCAAGGCAAGACTCTAAGCAAAACAGATGAAGACTTCCAAACATTCATTGCGAATAAAGCAGCTGCAGCTGCGGAGGTACGagcacaacaacaacaacaagttGTTACGCAGCCTATATCATCAAAGCCCGCTCCAAGAAAGCAAACACAAGCcgaagaaaataaagaaaagcgCAAGTTAGCTGCTGGAACAGCCGATTTCAGTGTCTTACTTGCTCGTCGCTTCGCAGATCCCCCGATcatcaagaaagagaatatcttcaataaaAATCCTTTCGCCGAGAAGGTTATTAGTGCAATGAGTACACTTGACGATAACCATGCGAACACTGTTAGTAGTTTGGCAGCTTTGAAGGGCGAATCCTCTCAGAACAAGATTTCCCACGTTGCTGTTCACAGTTTCGCTCCAAAGGAGCAAAAGGCTTCCATTCTTACCAATACACAAGTCAACGATCCATTGAATGGAAAGCTTACGGACAACGTAAATCAAGCTGATAGCTTAGTCTCTTCACCTCCATTTTGGTCGATATCTAGCTTCTCTGACATTGGCGATAAGTTGGAAAAGGCCGAAATTGGCACAGAATCCAAGGAAGGCGTTCGTCTTTCTGAAACAAAAGATGCAAACTTGATCTTGCGTGATTGGGATGGTAGCTGGTGTACACCGCCAATTTGGGAGGAGCGTGGAGCTTTCGATTCTGCTTACATTCCATCTTACATTCATGAGTGGTCTAATAATGTCAGTCCTGTGCAGCCCGTCACAATTGCTATCGACACCTCTGCCGAAGGGTTTAGATCTGGCGAATATCATGTCAACAACGTCATCCTTTCCAAGGCACCCTGTCATGAGCCAACAATTCCTGGTATgtctattttttttgaaaaattcataCACTTAGATTTGGTTTCACGAATTAACTTTGTAACTAGATATCTTGAATGCCTCCAATGAACAAAAGAGACTCCATCAAACTGCAGCCAAAGACGTAGCAGCCTACTTCAAGGATGTAGAGAGGGTTCGAAAAGCACAAGAAAAATCTGTCATAGCAAGTAATTCTCACTATGAGCAGCAAATGGCAAAAGACCCCGAGCCAAACTCATCTGCTCCtaagattgagatttatcTACGACCAGCTACTGAAGCTGACGCAAAGCACGTTTTGGAGACTTACAACCATTACATTCGCGAGTCCTACATCCCAGAGGATCAAGAGGAAGTCACTGAGAATGACATTCTTTACCTCATAAAGGTCACCAAGAAAGATAAGTTGCCCTTCGTGGTTGCCGTCAAAGGTTGTATTCCAGCGAAATCCGCCAATCCAAAGGTCAAGACCAAGTTACCGCAGTATGAGAATATCGTTGGCTTTGGATACACAGAGACTCGTGGTTGTGGACTTACTGGAAAATCTGACGGTCGATCCAGATTTACACACAATATGCACTTTTATGTTCACCCTGAATATATTCGCAAGGGAATTGGTGGTTGTGTTCTAGATCGTCTCCTCGTGGTTTCAAGTCGTGCTTGGTCTAGTCATGGTGGATACAACTGGCTCAACCCTGATAATGATCCTGCCTACGGCCACGGTTGTGGTGCCCGCTGTCACCAACTTATTATTGAGGTTCCCGTCAAAAAAGATGACCTCAATTACGAGTGGATGAAGAAGTTCTTGCGCAGCTTCTGGTTCGTGGATGAAACTCGATTCATCTCTGTTGGCAGAACTTCTGTATTGAAGAGTCCAGTAGAGTGGCTCGACGTCGTGCACTTCCAGAAGGAAGTTGAACATTCAGGTGAATTCACACATATGGTTTAGCTATCTTAATCACGAACGTCATTGATTGATGCAATCTCGACTTTCGAATAGTCGAATAACCAATACCCattatttctcttttccttcttttcttcttaatATGTCACCATTGTAACTTCCACCACTCTGGAGGCGGCCGTGGTTGAGATCATATTGACTTTAATTATTTGTCTTTTTGAGGGGGATAATCTAGGGAAAGGCTCtggatgaattgaagaatttggagttgataaaatgaaagaaatgatggaagcATTGAACGATGGAATATAATTTGCGAAGAATTTCTACCCTCTGGTGCTAATATACTCAAAGATCTGCAGCTCATGGACGAAATATGACCAACCTTCTATTGAGCTGAACGTACTTAAATCGAGAAATACacagaaaataatataagaaatcaTGTGATTTTCCTTCTACCATAATTATGAAACATGATTTATGCAAATATTTTGTCGAGTTTGAGATTTATGCAGTTTTTCAAAGCTAACCAATTTTGTcaacaaaaaaagattctGCCAGGCGGTACAACCACTCTCTAACTTTTTTTCTCCAGTgatcgaaaatctcaagacAGTATAAACTAAACATGGCACCCAAACGCAATCGCGACGATGACTTTGTTCTCACACTATCAGATAACGAAGGCGAAGACTTAACCAATGCcgtcgaagaagaattgcCTCTAGATCCTTCCTCGAACAAAAAACGCAAACGCAGCGATGATACTGCTTCCACAAAAAAgtccaagaaatcaaagaagaagcccgaggaagaagatgtggaagaagagggaaTATGGGGAATTAAGGATGCAGATGATGGGGCAATGGATTCcgattttgaatttgcatTGGAAGCAGACGGAACAGGTGGCGCGGATTTAGAGGAGTTTGAGGGTTGGGGATTTGATGGAGCGAAGAAGGGACTCAATGGGGGTGATAAAAAGGCAGtggatattgatgaaatCATTGcacgaagaagagaaaagaagaaggccTCTGGAAAGAAGGGAGAGGCAGATGATGAAGTAATGGTAGACCAAGATGACGCCGCAGCTTCGAACGAAGAACAAGATGCACCCGAGGGTATCGAttttgaggatgaagatgatgaattcaTGGCcgaagatggatttggaatggGTGCTGGATCTGCGGAAGAGTCTGGAGCAGAGGAGGATTCTGATGcagaagatgacgaagagggagaagatgacgatTCAGATAACGATTCAGTTGCATCTCCGGCACCTCATCCAGACGACGCAGCTTCTGAGGCTTCcgacgaagatgaggatatggaCGATGACCCAGAAGAGGCTGCTAAGAGAGAAGCATTTTTCGCTCCTGAAGAAAAGCCAGTCAAGGGTGCAAAACAAGAACTCAATACAACATTTCAAAGCATGTCATTATCTCGAC is part of the Botrytis cinerea B05.10 chromosome 10, complete sequence genome and encodes:
- the Bccin4 gene encoding Bccin4, encoding MLSILRKARLKDKEMRILMLGLDNAGKTTIVKRIMGEDVNTVSPTLGFIIKTIEHSGYKLNIWDVGGQKTLRSYWRNYFEKTDALIWVVDATDRLRIEDCKEELHALLQEERLSGASLLVFANKTDVNGCMTKTEIKDMLVLDEIRTHKWHIINCSAITGENLDEGLTWVVEDSKERLFLY